A part of Saccopteryx bilineata isolate mSacBil1 chromosome 8, mSacBil1_pri_phased_curated, whole genome shotgun sequence genomic DNA contains:
- the KCNMB2 gene encoding calcium-activated potassium channel subunit beta-2 isoform X2, which translates to MFIWTSGRTSSSYRHDEKRNFYQKIRDHDLLDKRKTVTALKAGEDRAILLGLAMMVCSIMMYFLLGITLLRSYMQSVWTEESQCTLLNASITETFNCSFSCGPDCWKLSQYPCLQVYVNLTSSGEKFLLYHTEETMKINQKCSYIPKCGKNFEESMSLVNVVMENFRKYQHFSCYSDPEGNQKSVILTRLYSSNVLFHSLFWPTCMMAGGVVIVAMVKLTQYLSLLCERIQRINR; encoded by the exons aaatttttaccaaaaaatcAGGGACCACGACCtcttggacaaaaggaaaactgtCACAGCACTGAAAGCAGGAGAGGACCGGGCCATTCTCCTGGGACTGGCCATGATGGTGTGCTCCATCATGATGTACTTTCTGCTGGGAATCACACTCCTGCGCTCATACATGCAGAG CGTGTGGACCGAAGAGTCACAGTGCACCTTGCTGAATGCATCTATTACGGAAACATTTAATTGCTCGTTCAGCTGTGGCCCGGACTGCTGGAAACTTTCTCAGTACCCCTGCCTTCAGGTGTACGTGAACCTGACTTCTTCAGGTGAAAAGTTCCTTCTCTATCATACCGAAGAGACGATGAAAATCAATCAGAAG TGCTCCTATATACCTAAGTGTGGAAAAAATTTTGAAGAATCCATGTCCCTGGTGAATGTTGTCATGGAAAACTTCAGGAAGTACCAACACTTTTCCTGCTATTCCGACCCAGAAGGAAACCAGAAGAGTGTCATTCTAACCAGACTTTACAGTTCCAATGTGCTGTTCCATTCACTCTTCTGGCCAACATGTATGATGGCAGGGGGCGTGGTGATTGTTGCCATGGTGAAACTCACACAGTACCTCTCCCTGCTCTGTGAGAGGATCCAACGGATTAATAGATAA